The Falco cherrug isolate bFalChe1 chromosome 6, bFalChe1.pri, whole genome shotgun sequence genome window below encodes:
- the MDH1 gene encoding malate dehydrogenase, cytoplasmic, which yields MGEPIRVLVTGAAGQIAYSLLYSIAKGDVFGKEQPLILVLLDITPMMTVLEGVVMELQDCALPLLREVIPTDKEEVAFKDLDIAILVGSMPRREGMERKDLLKANVKIFKSQGAALDKYAKKTVKVVVVGNPANTNCLIASKSAPSIPKENFSCLTRLDHNRAKSQIALKLGVTANDVKNVIIWGNHSSTQYPDVNHAKVNVKGKEVGVYEAIKDDSWLKGDFILTVQQRGAAVIKARKLSSAMSAAKAICDHVRDIWFGTPAGEFVSMGVISDGNSYGVPEDLLYSFPVVIKDKTWKFVEGLPINDFSREKMDLTAKELAEEKETAVEFLSSA from the exons GGTGAGCCTATCAGAGTCCTGGTgactggagctgctgggcagaTTGCTTACTCGCTGCTCTACAGCATTGCCAAGGGAGATGTCTTCGGCAAAGAACAG cCTCTTATTCTTGTGCTGCTGGATATCACCCCCATGATGACTGTACTGGAAGGTGTAGTGATGGAGCTGCAGGACTGTGCTCTACCGCTGCTGAGAG agGTCATTCCAACAGACAAGGAGGAAGTTGCATTCAAAGACCTTGACATAGCAATTCTGGTTGGCTCCATGCCAAGGAGAGAGGGCATGGAGAGGAAGGATTTACTCaaagcaaatgtgaaaattTTCAAGTCTCAAGGTGCAGCTTTGGACAAGTATGCCAAAAAGACTGTCAAG gttGTGGTAGTTGGGAATCCAGCAAATACTAACTGCCTGATTGCATCAAAGTCAGCCCCGTCAATaccaaaggaaaatttcagctgCTTAACTCGTTTGGATCACAACAGAGCTAAATCTCAG ATTGCTCTGAAACTTGGTGTGACTGCTAATGATGTGAAGAATGTCATCATCTGGGGCAACCACTCCTCCACTCAATATCCAGATGTTAACCATGCGAAGGTAAATGTGAAAGGAAAGGAGGTTGGAGTTTATGAAGCTATAAAAGATGACAGCTGGCTGAAGGGAGACTTTATCCTG ACTGTTCAGCAACGTGGAGCAGCCGTTATTAAAGCTAGGAAGCTGTCCAGTGCAATGTCAGCTGCCAAAGCTATCTGTGATCATGTGAGGGACATCTGGTTTGGCACTCCAGCG GGGGAATTTGTTTCCATGGGAGTAATTTCTGATGGCAATTCTTACGGTGTACCTGAAGACTTGCTGTATTCATTCCCTGTTGTGATCAAG gACAAGACCTGGAAGTTTGTTGAGGGTCTTCCTATTAATGATTTTTCTCGTGAGAAGATGGATCTGACTGCAAAGGAGTTAGCTGAAGAGAAGGAGACTGCTGTGGAATTCCTCTCCAGTGCATGA